A region from the Lates calcarifer isolate ASB-BC8 linkage group LG2, TLL_Latcal_v3, whole genome shotgun sequence genome encodes:
- the LOC108894294 gene encoding nuclear receptor ROR-alpha A isoform X3 — protein sequence MYFVISAMKAQIEIIPCKICGDKSSGIHYGVITCEGCKGFFRRSQQSNAAYSCPRQKNCLIDRTSRNRCQHCRLQKCLAVGMSRDAVKFGRMSKKQRDSLYAEVQKHRLQQQQQQQQQGSLLLSHPSLSSPSPVEAEPLSPHYSLSSSGLTELPDELGGYMEQDSPAGGSVSSKADSGGEGGGGGGGAFYLDIQPSPDQSGLDINGIKPEPLCDYGSSNGFFPYCSFSNGDSPPTVSMAELGETKGSDHLVQIISKSHLETCQYLREELQQMSWQNFLQDEVERYQSKPREVMWQLCAVKITEAIQYVVEFAKRIDGFMDLCQNDQIVLLKAGSLEVVFVRMCRVFDSQNNTVYFDGKFAGPDVFKALGCDDLITSVFDFAKSMCSLHLTEDELALFSAFVLLSADRSWLQEKLQVEKLQQKIQLALQHVLQKNQREDGVLNKLRCKVSALRSLCSRHTEKLSAFRAIYPDIVRTHFPPLYKELFGADLELTLQAND from the exons atgtattttgtcatttctgccATGAAAG CTCAGATTGAAATCATCCCCTGTAAGATCTGTGGAGACAAATCTTCAGGAATCCACTACGGAGTGATCACCTGCGAGGGCTGTAAG GGTTTCTTCAGACGCAGTCAGCAGAGTAACGCCGCCTACTCCTGTCCTCGCCAGAAAAACTGTCTGATCGACCGAACGAGCAGAAACCGCTGCCAGCACTGCCGTCTGCAGAAATGTCTGGCTGTGGGCATGTCCCGAGACG CTGTGAAGTTCGGTCGTATGTCCAAGAAGCAGCGGGACAGTTTGTACGCTGAGGTGCAGAAACACcgtctccagcagcagcagcagcagcagcagcagggctccctcctcctgtcccACCCAAGCCTCAGCAGCCCCAGCCCGGTCGAGGCCGAGCCGCTGTCCCCCCACtacagcctctcctcctccggCCTCACAGAGCTCCCTGATGAACTGGGAGGCTACATGGAGCAGGACTCCCCTGCAGGAGGATCAGTGTCATCCAAG GCGGACtctggaggagagggaggaggaggaggaggaggtgcatTCTACCTAGACATCCAGCCGTCTCCGGACCAGTCCGGACTGGATATTAACGGCATCAAACCGGAGCCGCTGTGTGACTATGGATCCAGTAACGGCTTCTTCCCATACTGCTCCTTCAGCAACGGAGACTCACCACCCACCGTGTCCATGGCCGAACTCGGTGAGACGAAGGGATCAG ATCATCTGGTCCAAATCATCTCCAAGTCTCACCTGGAGACGTGTCAGTACCTGagggaggagctgcagcagatgaGCTGGCAGAACTTCCTGCAGGACGAGGTGGAACGCTACCAGAGCAAG CCTCGGGAGGTGATGTGGCAGCTCTGTGCCGTGAAGATCACTGAGGCCATCCAGTACGTGGTGGAGTTCGCCAAACGTATCGACGGCTTCATGGATCTCTGCCAGAATGACCAGATCGTGCTGCTGAAAGCTG GTTCTCTGGAGGTCGTCTTTGTTAGAATGTGTCGAGTGTTTGACTCGCAGAACAACACCGTTTACTTTGACGGGAAATTTGCAGGTCCTGATGTCTTCAAAGCTCTAG GCTGTGATGATTTGATCACATCAGTGTTTGACTTTGCTAAGAGCATGTGTTCACTGCACCTGACTGAGGACGAGCTCGCTCTCTTCTCAGCGTTTGTTCTGCTCTCTGCAG accgGTCATGGCTGCAGGAGAAGTTGCAggtggagaagctgcagcagaagaTTCAGCTGGCTCTGCAGCACGTCCTGCAGAAGAACCAGAGAGAAGACGGAGTCCTCAACAAG cTCAGGTGTAAGGTATCAGCGTTGCGTTCACTATGCAGTcgacacacagagaaactgtcAGCCTTCAGAGCCATTTACCCCGACATCGTTCGGACGCACTTCCCTCCCCTTTACAAGGAGTTGTTTGGTGCCGACCTCGAACTGACACTGCAGGCCAATGACTAA